A single genomic interval of Terriglobus albidus harbors:
- a CDS encoding efflux RND transporter periplasmic adaptor subunit, whose protein sequence is MMRISIGILSFVVFSVLAGCAKTQKAGPEPVPVVMEMVATQQVQPSWTYSGEIRPDTEVQLAFKQPGYIAALYRVKGVDDRMRDLQVGDEIPVGATLARLRSSDYEASFNSAVGQQRSAQGTLEASQAELNRAKADQVKADFDFERAQALYAAKAMTRPDYDAAVDQHTSATANLEAAVRQIEARSGQVTAAAAQAVSARINLSDTSLNAPMPGVIVEKSVEAGSLVAAGTRAFTLDDTRVVKVNFGIPDSMLAHLKLGTQVPVQVDALQARTFTGQITGISASANRESRVFNIEVSLPNRDRSLKVGMIARIRIAQANPQAVPVVPLTALMTAESGSNNYSVFTVSERGGKQFAQLKSVRVGETFGKSVVIDEGLTPGERIIVNRTNQLSDGSLIRIANQETQQ, encoded by the coding sequence ATGATGCGTATCTCAATTGGAATTCTAAGTTTTGTCGTGTTTTCAGTTCTCGCCGGCTGCGCAAAGACGCAAAAGGCAGGTCCGGAGCCGGTACCCGTTGTGATGGAGATGGTGGCCACGCAGCAGGTCCAGCCCAGTTGGACTTACTCCGGCGAGATTCGCCCGGACACCGAGGTTCAACTGGCCTTCAAGCAACCAGGTTATATCGCTGCTCTGTATCGAGTGAAGGGCGTCGATGACCGGATGCGCGACCTGCAGGTAGGCGACGAAATACCTGTCGGCGCCACACTTGCCCGACTGCGAAGTTCCGATTATGAAGCCTCATTCAACTCAGCGGTCGGCCAGCAGCGCTCAGCGCAGGGTACGCTTGAAGCTTCGCAGGCGGAACTTAACCGCGCGAAGGCCGATCAGGTAAAGGCAGATTTTGATTTTGAGCGTGCACAAGCGCTCTATGCCGCCAAAGCGATGACCCGCCCGGATTACGACGCGGCGGTGGATCAGCACACCTCGGCGACCGCCAACCTGGAAGCGGCCGTGCGCCAGATCGAAGCTCGCAGCGGCCAAGTGACCGCTGCAGCGGCGCAGGCTGTCTCCGCGCGGATCAATCTTAGCGACACGAGTCTGAACGCTCCTATGCCTGGAGTCATCGTCGAAAAGAGTGTGGAAGCGGGCAGCCTGGTTGCTGCAGGGACGCGGGCGTTCACGCTCGACGATACGCGCGTCGTCAAAGTGAACTTCGGGATTCCCGACAGCATGCTGGCGCACCTCAAGCTAGGAACACAGGTGCCTGTGCAAGTTGATGCCTTGCAGGCGCGGACCTTCACAGGGCAGATTACAGGAATCTCCGCCTCGGCAAATCGTGAATCCCGGGTCTTCAACATCGAGGTCAGTCTTCCCAATCGAGATCGTTCACTCAAAGTGGGCATGATCGCGCGCATCCGCATAGCGCAAGCGAATCCTCAAGCTGTGCCAGTAGTACCACTAACCGCGTTGATGACTGCGGAGTCTGGTTCGAATAACTATTCGGTCTTCACCGTATCGGAGCGCGGTGGAAAACAGTTTGCCCAGTTGAAGAGTGTGAGGGTTGGTGAAACCTTCGGCAAGTCCGTCGTCATCGACGAGGGCCTTACTCCTGGCGAACGAATCATCGTCAACCGGACTAATCAGCTAAGCGACGGAAGCCTGATCCGGATCGCCAACCAGGAGACGCAGCAATGA
- a CDS encoding TolC family protein yields MAFTFGTLALLARGQNPVSLSSPPTVERAAGQTSNLPELTLEQAVEQAVANNSSLKIAGLDTVRAADDLAANQTRRFANTQVTALGAQLVTKPSVTYPAGSLGVYSATGPIPATNQTVKIPRKPVGTVNVLVAQPLSTQYQLHLQLKALELGLEGTRQDQAKTRLEVVDQVRRAYYAVVEAQSALDSLQASLPYYRESHRLASVNRGKETILESDLLNADAQLLKIQNAISDASDRVASASERLNDLVGRDVHTQFRVAAINDADTDLATSEAMEARALQNRPDVKKAMLQVRQANYDARAKKAEYIPDVSLAFSYYTTANFENVFPSNVGTVGMSLRWEPWDWGRRHQEYQEKRAKEEQAKVGVGATERAALLEVRNACRQLENTRRQLTLSNANGAARQKVKEVQEKVKSEAVLSRDLYQAQSDLASADSQQQQALTAFWKARADLKKAIGEE; encoded by the coding sequence TTGGCATTCACTTTCGGGACGCTGGCACTGCTGGCGCGAGGTCAGAATCCCGTATCTCTGTCCTCCCCGCCCACGGTTGAACGGGCCGCGGGACAAACGTCAAACCTCCCTGAACTGACTCTCGAACAGGCGGTTGAACAAGCTGTTGCGAACAACAGCAGCCTGAAGATCGCCGGTCTCGATACCGTCCGCGCTGCCGACGATCTGGCTGCGAATCAGACAAGGCGTTTTGCGAATACGCAGGTCACGGCGCTCGGCGCTCAACTGGTTACGAAGCCGTCGGTTACCTATCCGGCAGGCTCACTTGGGGTATACAGCGCGACCGGGCCGATTCCGGCAACGAATCAGACGGTCAAGATTCCGCGCAAACCCGTAGGAACAGTGAACGTCCTCGTTGCCCAGCCGCTTTCGACACAGTATCAGTTGCATTTGCAGTTGAAAGCCCTTGAGCTGGGTCTGGAAGGTACACGTCAGGACCAGGCGAAGACACGTCTGGAGGTTGTCGACCAGGTTCGACGTGCTTACTACGCGGTTGTCGAGGCACAGAGCGCGTTGGATAGCCTTCAGGCGTCCCTCCCTTATTACCGGGAATCGCATCGTCTGGCATCCGTGAACCGCGGCAAAGAGACGATTCTCGAATCGGATTTGCTGAACGCCGATGCGCAGCTTTTGAAGATACAGAATGCCATCAGCGATGCGAGCGACAGAGTCGCGTCGGCGAGCGAGAGATTGAATGATCTGGTGGGCCGGGACGTTCATACGCAGTTCCGGGTTGCGGCGATCAACGATGCAGATACAGATCTCGCCACATCCGAAGCCATGGAAGCCCGCGCTCTTCAAAACCGGCCGGATGTGAAGAAGGCGATGCTTCAGGTGCGGCAAGCCAACTACGACGCACGGGCGAAGAAGGCGGAATATATCCCCGACGTCAGCCTGGCATTCAGTTACTACACAACTGCGAATTTCGAAAATGTTTTTCCAAGCAACGTAGGGACCGTGGGAATGTCGCTCCGGTGGGAACCATGGGACTGGGGACGCAGGCACCAGGAATACCAGGAAAAACGAGCGAAGGAAGAACAGGCCAAGGTTGGAGTTGGCGCTACGGAACGCGCCGCTCTTCTGGAGGTGCGAAATGCGTGCAGGCAATTGGAGAATACCCGCCGGCAACTGACCCTCAGCAATGCAAACGGTGCGGCCAGACAGAAGGTTAAAGAGGTGCAGGAGAAGGTGAAAAGCGAAGCGGTATTAAGCAGGGATTTGTACCAAGCACAGTCGGACCTGGCGTCCGCGGATAGCCAGCAACAACAGGCCCTCACTGCCTTCTGGAAGGCCAGAGCCGATTTGAAAAAGGCGATTGGAGAAGAATGA
- a CDS encoding ABC transporter permease gives MGFFGDIVGQVFRAIWAHKLRSFLTMFGIAWGVASLLLLIGMGEGFRSGQQRQLKSLGENIIMMWGGTMLSNQGTLRPYQLTINDEAEIRTQAPDVANVTGFIQRGDLKQQSQYQSAGGAVMGIEANYHTVRNLPLGKGRYLNDQDIKDRRMVAIIGKKSETLLFPNGGNGLGEFITVNGYRFQVIGVAQWIGRGNRDFDNQKVYIPLSVMADIFPIKGNNIAQGALTSIQYQPIDPTHNTLAKEEVHKIVAQNHNFDPEDLESIEEWDTIKSQQTVGKIFTAMDVFLGGVGIVTLALGAVGIVNIMLVTVSERTREIGLLKALGATRTSILGQIMMEGLVLTGVSGFVGISAAAIFMAVLHALMGNNQIGFDPPRIVPWSAALAMGTLTLCGLLACFYPARQAAMLEPVEALRKD, from the coding sequence ATGGGTTTCTTCGGTGATATTGTCGGTCAGGTCTTCCGTGCCATCTGGGCGCACAAGCTGCGCTCATTCCTAACGATGTTCGGCATTGCCTGGGGTGTCGCGTCCCTGCTGCTGCTGATCGGCATGGGCGAGGGCTTCCGGTCCGGACAACAGCGGCAACTGAAGAGCCTGGGAGAGAACATCATCATGATGTGGGGAGGCACCATGCTCTCCAACCAGGGCACTCTCCGTCCCTACCAGCTGACCATCAATGACGAGGCGGAGATTCGCACCCAGGCGCCGGACGTCGCCAACGTCACCGGGTTTATCCAGCGCGGCGATCTGAAACAGCAGAGCCAGTACCAGAGCGCCGGCGGCGCGGTGATGGGCATCGAAGCCAACTATCATACCGTGCGCAATCTGCCGCTCGGCAAAGGCCGCTACCTGAATGACCAGGACATCAAGGACCGCCGCATGGTCGCCATCATCGGCAAAAAGAGTGAGACGCTGCTCTTTCCGAATGGCGGCAATGGTCTGGGAGAGTTCATCACCGTCAACGGCTACCGCTTCCAGGTGATCGGTGTCGCGCAGTGGATTGGCCGCGGCAACCGCGACTTCGACAATCAGAAGGTCTATATCCCGCTCAGCGTGATGGCGGATATCTTCCCCATCAAGGGCAATAACATCGCCCAGGGAGCGCTTACCTCTATCCAGTATCAGCCGATTGACCCCACCCACAACACGCTGGCCAAGGAAGAGGTCCATAAGATCGTTGCCCAGAACCATAACTTCGACCCTGAAGACCTGGAGTCGATCGAAGAGTGGGACACGATCAAGAGCCAGCAGACCGTTGGAAAGATCTTTACCGCGATGGATGTCTTTCTCGGCGGCGTGGGTATCGTGACACTTGCTCTTGGCGCTGTCGGCATTGTGAATATCATGCTGGTCACGGTCTCGGAGCGTACCCGTGAGATCGGTCTGTTGAAGGCCCTGGGCGCAACCCGTACCAGCATCCTGGGGCAGATCATGATGGAGGGCCTGGTGCTGACCGGCGTCAGCGGCTTCGTGGGGATATCCGCCGCTGCTATCTTCATGGCCGTGCTGCACGCCCTCATGGGGAATAACCAGATAGGCTTCGACCCGCCGCGTATCGTTCCGTGGTCGGCTGCCCTTGCCATGGGAACACTGACCCTGTGCGGCCTGCTCGCCTGCTTTTATCCCGCTCGCCAGGCGGCAATGCTGGAGCCGGTGGAAGCCCTGAGAAAGGATTAG
- the sthA gene encoding Si-specific NAD(P)(+) transhydrogenase: protein MNEMTRSAKHYDMVVIGSGAAGHHGAIQAAKLGKKVAVVERSEALGGASINTGTIPSKTLREAVLRFTRSGSTDHRISASDLALRIEEVASREVRVFESQFRRNDIDVLRGDASFLGPHTVRVTNEAGEQFCDADHILIATGSRPAHNEAIPVDDVSIIDTDTIRRLRTEHHVLTIVGGGVIGIEYACMAASLDIPVTLIERRPRILDFVDQQIAEALSYHMRSQGVTFRLGEEVEEVTRSSEGKVCAKLKSGKQIWSDALLYAVGRQANTDSLNLAACELAADARGRIQVNANFQTSQPHIYAAGDVIGFPSLSSVAMEQGRVAVCRAFGVPVVSVPELFPYGIYSIPEISFVGKTEEQLTEAGVSYEIGIAHYREIARGQILNDTSGLLKILFHRETRQLLGVHIVGEGATELIHIGQAVIGFEGTIDSLINTVFNYPTLAECYKVAALNGLNRINYSGEPHLANS from the coding sequence ATGAACGAAATGACTCGTTCGGCAAAGCATTACGACATGGTAGTGATCGGCTCAGGCGCAGCCGGGCATCACGGGGCAATTCAGGCGGCCAAACTGGGCAAGAAAGTAGCGGTAGTCGAACGTTCTGAAGCTCTGGGCGGAGCCAGTATCAACACAGGTACGATTCCCAGCAAGACACTTCGGGAGGCTGTCCTGCGCTTTACCCGATCAGGTTCAACGGATCACCGCATCTCGGCCTCTGACTTGGCGCTTCGAATCGAGGAGGTCGCGTCCAGAGAAGTTCGAGTGTTTGAGAGTCAGTTTCGCCGCAATGATATCGATGTATTGAGGGGCGACGCTTCCTTTCTTGGACCCCACACCGTTCGGGTTACGAACGAGGCTGGAGAGCAGTTCTGCGACGCGGATCATATATTAATCGCTACTGGATCGCGGCCGGCTCACAACGAAGCGATTCCCGTAGACGACGTTTCCATTATTGATACGGACACAATTCGCCGGTTACGAACAGAGCACCACGTGTTAACCATCGTCGGGGGAGGTGTAATCGGTATCGAGTATGCCTGTATGGCTGCCTCACTGGATATTCCGGTGACACTGATTGAACGCCGCCCTCGCATCTTGGATTTTGTCGACCAGCAGATCGCAGAAGCACTGAGTTATCACATGCGCAGTCAGGGCGTCACCTTTCGTTTGGGTGAAGAAGTCGAGGAAGTCACGAGATCTTCTGAGGGAAAAGTCTGCGCGAAGCTGAAGAGCGGAAAGCAAATCTGGTCGGATGCTTTGCTCTACGCGGTAGGACGGCAGGCAAATACAGATTCCTTGAATCTTGCGGCATGTGAACTCGCTGCCGATGCCCGAGGCAGAATTCAAGTAAATGCCAACTTTCAGACTTCGCAGCCGCACATCTACGCGGCGGGCGATGTGATCGGCTTCCCCAGCCTATCGTCCGTTGCAATGGAGCAAGGCCGCGTGGCCGTGTGCCGTGCGTTCGGCGTACCGGTAGTGTCAGTCCCAGAGCTGTTCCCTTACGGCATTTACTCAATTCCGGAGATTTCGTTCGTTGGCAAAACAGAAGAGCAACTGACGGAAGCAGGTGTCTCTTACGAGATTGGCATCGCACATTATCGCGAGATAGCACGAGGCCAGATCCTAAACGACACCAGCGGACTTCTGAAGATCTTGTTTCACCGGGAAACGCGCCAGCTTCTGGGTGTTCATATCGTCGGTGAAGGCGCAACCGAACTCATTCACATCGGACAAGCCGTCATAGGATTCGAGGGCACCATCGACTCCTTGATAAACACCGTCTTCAATTACCCAACATTGGCTGAGTGCTACAAGGTCGCCGCGCTAAACGGTCTCAATCGAATCAATTATTCGGGCGAACCCCATTTAGCCAATAGCTGA
- a CDS encoding 3-hydroxyacyl-CoA dehydrogenase NAD-binding domain-containing protein — translation MLPLRVAVIGAGRLGPSFALECARAGFSTVLEDVMPHKLRRAGEQIEQAGLDVELASTVEAAVREADIAIDFVPDELESKLEIFSLIDRMAPPKTIICTPTGALSITDLASCTYRSERCAALRGLSEKEVTLVRGETSSNETVALVTRLLESLGRSVRVEADTMAPMLTKNL, via the coding sequence ATGCTTCCGTTACGCGTTGCCGTCATTGGTGCAGGCCGGCTGGGCCCCAGCTTCGCTCTGGAGTGCGCCCGGGCCGGCTTTTCCACCGTGCTCGAAGATGTAATGCCCCACAAACTGCGCCGCGCCGGGGAACAGATCGAGCAGGCCGGTCTTGATGTCGAGCTGGCCAGCACGGTCGAGGCGGCCGTGCGCGAGGCCGACATCGCCATCGACTTCGTTCCCGACGAGTTGGAGTCGAAGCTCGAGATCTTCTCGCTGATCGACCGCATGGCTCCCCCCAAGACCATCATCTGTACGCCCACCGGCGCACTCAGCATCACAGATCTGGCAAGCTGCACCTACCGTTCCGAACGCTGTGCCGCACTTCGTGGCCTGTCGGAGAAGGAAGTAACTCTCGTTCGGGGCGAAACTTCGTCTAATGAAACGGTTGCGCTTGTAACCCGCCTCCTGGAGAGCCTTGGCCGTTCGGTTCGCGTCGAAGCGGACACCATGGCCCCCATGCTGACGAAGAATCTGTAA
- the malQ gene encoding 4-alpha-glucanotransferase yields the protein MDRSRRVSGILLHLTSLPSLGGIGDMGPAAFAFVDFLRNAKQRLWQVLPLNPVGYGNSPYAALSAFAGNPLLISLEKLADGGWLSRERLQGLPSAQGPVNFAVASEKLALLVEAAQNFLDAPKGDAWRHFEHFCEEHRSWLNDWVMYAVLRRRFGYACWCDWPKEFATRQPEALESLLRESGRELAIEQIIQFFFAVQWGELLAYCHERDVKVMGDVAIFVNHDSADVWIYPDQFSLDADLRPVEVAGVPPDYFSETGQKWGNPLYNWEAMQQGGFSWWVARVRRAMQLYDLIRLDHFRGFEAYWAVPAADETAINGQWVKAPGDALFAALRRELGVLPFVAEDLGMITPEVDALRLKFEMPGMKILQFGFGNRGAQGYLPHLYEENAVVYTGTHDNNTTLGWWVENTSEAERLNVQTYMGNFTHEAQVVWAMIRAAEASVARICILPLQDVLHLGSSARMNTPSLPDGNWSWRYEPDALHPDFATQLAALMEMTDRDGWVDPEAESLGPPEEQGTED from the coding sequence GTGGACAGGTCTCGTAGAGTTTCAGGAATTCTTCTTCATCTCACATCGCTTCCCTCGCTGGGTGGTATCGGCGACATGGGCCCTGCGGCCTTTGCCTTCGTTGATTTTCTGCGTAACGCCAAGCAGCGGTTGTGGCAGGTGCTTCCGCTCAACCCGGTCGGCTATGGAAATTCTCCGTATGCGGCCTTGTCTGCCTTTGCGGGAAACCCATTGCTGATTAGTCTGGAGAAGCTGGCTGATGGTGGTTGGCTCTCGCGCGAGCGGCTGCAGGGATTGCCCTCCGCGCAGGGCCCGGTGAACTTCGCCGTAGCCTCAGAGAAGCTTGCGTTGTTGGTAGAAGCTGCGCAGAACTTTCTGGACGCTCCCAAAGGGGATGCGTGGCGGCATTTTGAGCACTTTTGCGAAGAGCATCGGAGCTGGCTGAACGACTGGGTCATGTATGCCGTGCTGCGTCGCCGTTTTGGCTACGCCTGCTGGTGCGATTGGCCTAAAGAGTTTGCGACCCGGCAGCCGGAGGCTCTTGAAAGCCTGCTCCGTGAAAGCGGGCGCGAACTGGCGATCGAGCAGATCATTCAGTTCTTCTTCGCGGTGCAGTGGGGAGAACTGCTCGCCTATTGTCACGAGCGCGATGTGAAGGTGATGGGAGATGTCGCCATCTTTGTGAACCATGACAGCGCGGATGTATGGATTTACCCCGATCAGTTCTCCCTCGACGCCGATCTCAGACCGGTGGAGGTTGCTGGTGTGCCTCCGGACTATTTTTCCGAGACGGGGCAGAAGTGGGGCAATCCCCTCTACAACTGGGAGGCGATGCAGCAGGGAGGCTTCTCCTGGTGGGTCGCCCGGGTGCGCCGCGCCATGCAGCTCTATGACCTGATCCGGCTGGATCATTTCCGCGGGTTCGAGGCTTACTGGGCAGTTCCGGCCGCCGATGAGACGGCAATCAACGGGCAATGGGTCAAGGCCCCCGGCGATGCGTTGTTTGCCGCGTTGCGCCGCGAGTTGGGCGTGCTTCCGTTTGTGGCGGAGGACCTGGGGATGATTACTCCGGAGGTCGATGCGCTGCGCCTGAAGTTCGAGATGCCGGGGATGAAGATTCTGCAGTTCGGCTTCGGCAACCGTGGAGCGCAGGGCTACCTGCCTCATCTCTACGAAGAGAACGCGGTCGTCTATACCGGGACGCACGACAACAATACGACGCTGGGCTGGTGGGTCGAGAATACGAGCGAGGCGGAGCGCCTGAACGTGCAGACCTACATGGGAAACTTCACGCATGAGGCGCAGGTGGTGTGGGCGATGATCCGCGCGGCAGAGGCATCGGTGGCGCGCATCTGCATCCTTCCTCTGCAGGATGTGTTGCACCTGGGCAGCAGTGCCCGGATGAACACACCGTCCCTGCCGGATGGCAACTGGAGCTGGCGGTATGAGCCCGATGCGCTGCATCCGGACTTTGCCACTCAGCTCGCAGCGTTGATGGAGATGACGGACCGTGATGGCTGGGTCGATCCTGAGGCTGAGTCTCTTGGGCCTCCCGAGGAGCAGGGCACCGAGGATTGA
- a CDS encoding tetratricopeptide repeat protein has product MTHIVNQTIDGDVDSLKEFSIAMEVFDRTSEYNPNIDAIVRVEARRLRAKLKAYYEKEQGMVDPVLIGLRPGSYVPVFRWLDAQPAKHRESIDNVPASGRICVAVLPFVNMSPEPEQDYFCDGISEEITNSLTRISGLNVIARTSAFHFKGANIDIREVGQRLGASLVIEGSVRKAGEQLRITAQAIQTESGHHIWSETFRRELQDVFAIQEEIAQSVADLLRLHMPDVQGPTRTFPPDLDAYTRYLRARFLIHQQSPETLQAALEQLRRLTESYPDYALAYSGMAAASGLLAQFGVVSGRDVYPDVKANAERGYALDPESGDTCTVLGALRAWFEHRWDEADKMFDRALKLQPSHAQAHMFRAMALLCQGDIKGAEAGLRCSTELDPLSASDCARMAYLHYVKGEYSSAVEHLRQSFELDRDYPEARFYEGLLQFQQQRYDAVIECLSSSASPLDIGLLAAGYAQGGSLSRAEECIERLHQLASRQYVTPLAEGLAAVGMGAFDLAVECLEEAISHKTNFVNLLAIEPFFHPLHADRRFVKLLKTLNLSS; this is encoded by the coding sequence TTGACACACATCGTGAATCAGACGATCGATGGAGATGTCGATAGCCTCAAGGAGTTCTCGATTGCAATGGAGGTGTTCGACCGCACCTCGGAGTACAACCCGAACATCGACGCGATTGTTCGGGTCGAGGCCCGCCGCCTGAGAGCAAAGCTAAAGGCGTATTACGAAAAAGAGCAGGGCATGGTTGATCCAGTTCTGATTGGATTACGACCGGGCAGTTATGTCCCGGTTTTCCGATGGCTCGATGCCCAGCCGGCAAAACATCGCGAAAGCATTGACAATGTGCCGGCATCCGGCCGCATATGCGTCGCTGTGTTGCCGTTTGTAAACATGAGTCCGGAGCCAGAGCAGGACTATTTTTGCGACGGGATCAGTGAAGAGATTACGAACTCGCTTACGCGGATATCCGGCTTGAACGTGATTGCGCGGACGTCGGCCTTTCACTTCAAGGGTGCCAACATCGATATCCGGGAAGTAGGGCAGCGTCTCGGCGCGAGTCTAGTCATCGAAGGAAGCGTGAGGAAGGCCGGCGAACAACTTCGGATTACTGCTCAGGCGATTCAGACTGAATCAGGTCATCACATCTGGTCGGAGACGTTCCGTCGCGAGCTCCAGGACGTGTTTGCGATCCAGGAAGAGATCGCGCAATCCGTTGCGGACTTACTCAGGCTTCACATGCCCGATGTTCAAGGGCCAACGCGAACGTTCCCGCCCGACCTTGACGCGTATACAAGGTATCTGCGCGCTCGATTTCTAATTCATCAGCAGTCGCCTGAAACGCTGCAGGCCGCCCTGGAGCAGCTACGACGGCTTACCGAGAGTTATCCGGACTACGCTCTTGCTTATAGCGGCATGGCTGCGGCGAGCGGTCTTCTGGCCCAGTTCGGGGTGGTCTCGGGTCGTGACGTGTATCCAGACGTGAAGGCAAACGCAGAGCGCGGTTATGCGCTCGATCCTGAATCTGGTGACACATGCACGGTGCTGGGCGCACTTCGTGCCTGGTTTGAGCATCGTTGGGACGAAGCGGACAAGATGTTCGACCGCGCGCTAAAGTTACAACCCAGTCATGCTCAGGCTCACATGTTCCGTGCCATGGCTTTGCTGTGCCAGGGGGACATCAAAGGAGCCGAGGCAGGACTCCGCTGCTCGACTGAACTGGACCCGCTCTCAGCCAGCGATTGCGCACGGATGGCTTATCTTCACTATGTAAAAGGGGAGTATTCGTCAGCCGTAGAACATCTCCGGCAGTCTTTCGAACTGGATCGAGATTATCCTGAAGCACGATTCTATGAAGGACTCCTGCAATTCCAGCAGCAGCGTTACGACGCGGTGATCGAGTGTCTTTCTTCGTCTGCCTCACCATTGGATATCGGTCTGCTTGCCGCAGGGTACGCGCAGGGAGGCAGCTTATCGCGAGCCGAAGAATGTATCGAGAGACTGCATCAACTCGCGAGTCGGCAATACGTTACTCCCCTGGCAGAAGGTCTCGCTGCAGTCGGGATGGGAGCTTTCGACCTGGCAGTCGAGTGCCTTGAGGAAGCGATCAGCCACAAAACAAACTTCGTGAATCTGCTGGCGATCGAGCCGTTTTTTCATCCTCTTCATGCTGACCGCAGGTTTGTCAAGTTATTGAAAACGCTTAACTTGTCGTCCTGA
- a CDS encoding ABC transporter permease, with product MLKDIFGQAIEAMRHNLRRTMITIIGMAWGIATVVLLLAYGNGFGKAIEAIFSQWGTNLLGAFPGKTSEQVGGSKAGVIIKFTLDDVEHIMETVPGIQHATPVLWKQVPVKNDLHIFTWETDGVMPEIADVQKWSIGQGRFITAEDVNSRAHVTVIGPEAKDKLFGGVDALGQTIRVNGIAFQVVGILKPKMQEGDDNVNRIINIPYSTMSDIKDIKYPDGIWMSYQGNHTQIAQAVRKALAQTHHFKPTDKTAVFTADIMEQLAQFQIITIALQVLLTFIGALTLGIAGIGLMNIMLVSVQQRTKEIGVEKALGARRKDILFQFLSEAMVITGIGGMGGMLLAWLVSVFAGRITFYSAIAKGGEAADIRLILSPTIVLVSTTILIVVGLVSGMVPALKASRLNPIDALRYE from the coding sequence ATGTTGAAGGACATCTTTGGACAGGCCATTGAAGCTATGCGCCACAACCTGCGGCGCACGATGATCACCATCATCGGCATGGCATGGGGCATCGCCACCGTCGTCCTGCTGCTCGCTTATGGGAACGGCTTCGGCAAGGCAATTGAGGCGATCTTCTCGCAGTGGGGAACCAACCTGCTGGGAGCATTCCCCGGCAAAACCAGCGAACAGGTAGGTGGCTCCAAGGCAGGCGTCATCATCAAGTTCACCCTGGACGACGTTGAGCACATCATGGAGACGGTCCCGGGTATCCAGCACGCCACTCCAGTTTTGTGGAAGCAGGTTCCGGTGAAGAACGACCTCCATATCTTCACATGGGAGACCGACGGCGTCATGCCGGAGATCGCTGATGTGCAGAAGTGGTCCATCGGTCAGGGACGCTTCATCACCGCCGAAGACGTGAACTCCCGCGCGCATGTGACCGTCATCGGTCCTGAGGCGAAAGACAAGCTCTTCGGCGGAGTGGATGCGTTGGGTCAGACCATTCGCGTGAACGGCATCGCATTTCAGGTCGTAGGCATTCTGAAGCCGAAGATGCAGGAGGGCGACGACAACGTTAACCGCATCATCAATATTCCGTACTCGACGATGTCCGATATCAAAGACATCAAGTATCCGGACGGCATCTGGATGAGCTACCAGGGCAACCATACCCAGATTGCACAAGCGGTTCGCAAGGCTCTGGCGCAGACTCATCACTTCAAGCCAACGGACAAGACCGCCGTCTTTACCGCCGACATCATGGAACAGCTCGCGCAGTTCCAGATCATCACCATCGCACTTCAGGTGCTGCTCACGTTCATCGGTGCGCTGACGCTCGGCATCGCCGGCATCGGCCTGATGAACATCATGCTGGTGAGCGTGCAGCAGCGCACGAAAGAGATCGGTGTAGAGAAGGCCCTCGGCGCGCGGCGCAAAGACATCCTCTTCCAGTTCCTGTCAGAGGCGATGGTCATCACCGGTATCGGCGGTATGGGCGGCATGCTGCTGGCCTGGCTGGTAAGCGTCTTCGCCGGACGTATTACCTTCTACAGCGCGATCGCTAAGGGCGGGGAAGCCGCGGATATCCGCCTGATTCTCTCGCCTACTATCGTGCTTGTCTCGACTACGATCCTGATCGTGGTGGGCCTGGTGAGCGGAATGGTGCCAGCGCTGAAGGCTTCGCGCCTGAATCCGATTGATGCTCTGCGGTATGAATAG